Proteins encoded together in one Prunus dulcis chromosome 3, ALMONDv2, whole genome shotgun sequence window:
- the LOC117622168 gene encoding zinc finger protein CONSTANS-LIKE 9-like → MGYICDFCGDQRSMVYCRSDAACLCLSCDRNVHSANALSRRHSRTLLCERCNSQPALVRCTEERVSLCQNCDWMGHGTSTSASAHKRQTLNCYSGCPSASELSSIWSFVLDLPAAGESACEQEMGLMSIAENSTGSAWSPPESNTKQNASGIVEVNGVRSVDKSGVLVGSSSVPELNPATHVVGQQAGSENATLPKLFCHGTKGPAIPEDDDLYDDFDMDEMDLNLENYEELFGVSLNHSEELFKNGGIDSLFGAKNMSRGNSNYQDVGAAEGSSVGLVNALQPACSNAASADSVMSTKTDPIICFPAKQAQSNLSFSGVTGESSAGDCQDCGASSMLLMGEPPWCPPCPESSMQSANRSNAVMRYKEKKKARKFDKRVRYASRKARADVRKRVKGRFIKAGEAYDYDPLNQARTRSY, encoded by the exons ATGGGTTACATATGCGATTTTTGTGGGGATCAAAGGTCCATGGTGTATTGCCGGTCTGATGCGGCGTGCTTATGTTTATCATGTGACCGAAATGTCCACTCTGCAAATGCCCTGTCTAGGCGTCATTCAAGAACACTTCTTTGTGAAAGATGCAATTCACAACCCGCATTAGTAAGATGCACAGAAGAAAGAGTGTCTCTTTGTCAGAATTGTGATTGGATGGGTCATGGAACATCTACCTCAGCTTCAGCACATAAGAGGCAAACGCTCAATTGTTACTCTGGCTGCCCATCAGCTTCTGAACTGTCTTCTATCTGGTCATTCGTTTTAGATTTACCTGCTGCAGGCGAATCTGCTTGCGAGCAGGAAATGGGATTGATGAGCATCGCAGAGAACAGCACTGGAAGTGCTTGGAGCCCTCCAGAAAGTAACACTAAACAAAATGCATCTGGTATAGTTGAAGTGAATGGTGTACGTTCCGTTGATAAGTCCGGTGTTCTTGTTGGTTCCTCTTCGGTGCCTGAACTTAACCCTGCTACTCATGTTGTTGGCCAGCAGGCCGGATCTGAAAATGCAACCTTGCCTAAG TTATTCTGTCATGGGACCAAAGGTCCTGCAATCCCTGAAGATGATGACCTTTATGATGATTTCGATATGGATGAAATGGATTTGAATCTTGAAAATTATGAAGAATTATTTGGTGTATCTCTGAATCACTCTGAAGAGCTTTTTAAGAATGGTGGGATTGATAGCTTGTTTGGGGCAAAGAACATGTCCAGGGGTAATTCCAATTATCAGGATGTGGGTGCTGCTGAG GGGTCTTCAGTTGGACTGGTAAATGCTTTACAGCCAGCATGCAGTAATGCTGCATCTGCTGATTCTGTAATGAGTACGAAAACTGACCCAATTATTTGTTTTCCGGCAAAACAAGCACAATCAAACCTTTCATTTTCGGGTGTTACTGGAGAGAGTAGTGCTGGAGATTGTCAAGACTGTGGGGCTTCCTCAATGCTTCTCATGGGAGAGCCGCCATGGTGTCCTCCATGCCCTGAGAGTTCCATGCAATCAGCTAACCGTAGTAATGCTGTTATGCGttacaaggaaaagaagaaggcaCGCAA GTTTGACAAAAGGGTGAGGTATGCTTCTCGCAAAGCAAGGGCTGATGTAAGAAAGCGTGTGAAAGGGCGCTTCATTAAAGCTGGTGAAGCTTATGATTATGACCCCTTGAACCAGGCCAGAACCAGAAGCTACTGA
- the LOC117623625 gene encoding RRP15-like protein codes for MAEETHMAEAAREPRKRKIGKKKGSKAKKKAKMLQSAEGIRAMKPKKIDKKMQKLYRKRARDYNSEDESEQDNATPLGNNEDELIGGSSSGEEAEKGDDHSERNVDNGFSDDEEHGEILPGIMRFTEGSNAFRLAFRSIIKKTVPEDVLGPVLSGQKKLVAEKLAEEENERNVKGEAKKEKQLVIEKGHVKPANYLDSHEKFLIGVATKGVVKLFNAVNKAQNAQKGLNPSKFKDAKVIKKRRKEAFFSELGKTSSRGASASAKSHTSKGPVDGEGPAWAPLQDNYMLTNSKLKDWDKMPDTVVGDDIGRVSEDSSDDD; via the exons ATGGCCGAAGAAACCCATATGGCAGAAGCAGCTAGAGAACCAAGGAAGAGGAAAATTGGGAAGAAGAAGGGCTCCAAGGCTAAGAAGAAAGCAAAGATGTTACAGTCAGCGGAAGGCATTAGAGCCATGAAGCCTAAGAagattgacaagaaaatgCAGAAACTGTATCGGAAACGAGCCCGAGACTACAATTCAGAGGACGAGTCCGAACAAGACAACGCTACACCTTTGGGCAACAATGAGGACGAGCTGATTGGTGGGTCTTCTTCAGGAGAAGAAGCAGAGAAAGGTGACGACCACAGTGAAAGGAATGTGGATAATGGGTTCTCAGATGATGAGGAGCACGGTGAGATTCTGCCCGGAATCATGAGATTTACGGAGGGTAGCAATGCGTTTAGGTTGGCATTCAGGAGTATAATAAAGAAGACTGTTCCTGAAGATGTATTG GGGCCGGTGTTGTCGGGGCAAAAGAAACTTGTTGCAGAGAAGCTTGCTGAAGAGGAGAATGAGCGCAACGTCAAGGGTGAGGctaagaaggaaaaacaattg GTAATAGAAAAGGGGCATGTGAAGCCTGCCAACTATTTGGACTCGCATGAAAAGTTTCTAATTGGTGTTGCTACGAAAGGAG TGGTCAAGTTGTTCAATGCT GTCAACAAGGCACAAAATGCTCAGAAAGGACTGAATCCTTCCAAGTTTAAAGATGCAAAAG TGATAAAAAAGCGGAGAAAAGAAGCCTTCTTTTCAGAGTTGGGCAAAACGTCCTCCCGAGGTGCTAGTGCTTCTGCAAAG TCTCATACATCTAAAGGCCCGGTGGATGGTGAAGGGCCTGCCTGGGCTCCATTACAAGATAATTACATGCTCACAAATTCCAAGTTGAAGGACTGGGATAAGATGCCG GACACAGTTGTGGGAGATGACATTGGAAGAGTATCTGAAGATAGTTCTGATGATGATTAA